AGCGTATTTAAGCAGGGCTATGCCGGATTGTCTGGTCCTGCCATCAAGCCGATCGCCCTTCGTATGGTTCATCAGACCGCTCATGCTGTCCGTATACCGGTCATCGGAATGGGCGGGATCATGAGCACTGATGACATGATTGAATTTATTATGGCTGGTGCGGCAGCAGTCCAGATCGGGACAGCGAACTTTGTGAATCACCAAGCAGGTCCTGAGCTGATCAGGGGACTATCCGAATGGATGACCCGAGAGGGCGTATACACCCTGGATGAGATCCGCGGTATCGTGTAATTTGATCCAACTTTTTCTGAATTTTAACGTTCTTCTATATTGGGAACGGTATAATTGAGAAAAACGAAAATGAGGTGTATCGGACAAATGCAAATTACTTTTCTGGGGACGGGAGATATGTTCAGCTTCGAACAAGACCACAATAGCGCGATGCTCCTGTATAATGACACTCGGCTCATTATTGACTTTCCCGAGTCGAACGCGAAAGTGCTGTATAAGATGGGAATCAAGCTGGATGAGATCAAGGATGTGTTTATAACCCATCTGCACGATGATCACATCAACGGCCTGCAGCAGCTCGGTTATTACGCGCAAGTATTTGGTAAGCAGAAGCCTAGGCTCTACATCCACGAGGATTTAATGGAGCCGCTCTGGCGCTCGCTTGAGCCTGGGATGCGTTATACCGTACAGGGTGAACGCACCCTGGAAGATTATTTCGAGCTGGTTCCGCTGCAGGAACAGAAGCCCTTCAGCATTGGAGGCGTTACATATGAGCTTACACTGACGAATCATGTACCCGGCATGCTGAGCTGTGGATTGTATGCACCTGGACTATTCTATTACAGCGGTGATGCAACGATGGATTCCGATCTGCTTGAGCGCATTGCTGATGATGTCCAGGTTATTTTCTATGAATGCCATCTGCAGAACGTGACCATCTCATCGCACACCCATTTGGACGATATTAAGTCCTTACCGCTGCCC
This sequence is a window from Paenibacillus urinalis. Protein-coding genes within it:
- a CDS encoding MBL fold metallo-hydrolase, yielding MQITFLGTGDMFSFEQDHNSAMLLYNDTRLIIDFPESNAKVLYKMGIKLDEIKDVFITHLHDDHINGLQQLGYYAQVFGKQKPRLYIHEDLMEPLWRSLEPGMRYTVQGERTLEDYFELVPLQEQKPFSIGGVTYELTLTNHVPGMLSCGLYAPGLFYYSGDATMDSDLLERIADDVQVIFYECHLQNVTISSHTHLDDIKSLPLPIQTKIQLMHYHDGYASPDAREQFNKGALSKLVEPLEVIRLHE